One stretch of Chryseobacterium fluminis DNA includes these proteins:
- a CDS encoding endonuclease/exonuclease/phosphatase family protein translates to MKFNQILLFVHISVAVLLLCTLGNAWVPPNLLGALNLLSLGFPYLMTLYIVLTLVWIVKQKKVAIAFVLGIFLFYNPIRRWVNLTPKTANVKSIRDIKVLTFNVKYGDFGWDKVKKYIADQNADIILVQERDTNRAIRQDLVKYPSVILKTKHKIVRQEELITDNSRGNSFYADIDINGKIIRIVNVYLEPFRLHKSMLKFNGIEKQAGKVNDLLSHMIPTFKAHEDQIRKIRKIIDLSPYPVILAGDFNSVPNSYEYYNLGKDLQDAFLVAGNGSSSSFHDYKVPLRIDYIFSSKSIIPLSYKVDQSVKLSDHYPVIAEFLLN, encoded by the coding sequence ATGAAATTTAACCAGATTCTGTTATTTGTCCATATTTCCGTTGCTGTATTGCTATTATGCACACTGGGAAATGCATGGGTCCCTCCTAATCTTTTGGGGGCTCTGAATCTGCTGTCACTGGGTTTCCCTTATTTAATGACTTTATATATTGTACTAACCTTGGTCTGGATCGTTAAACAGAAGAAAGTGGCCATTGCGTTTGTCCTCGGAATTTTTCTTTTTTATAACCCTATCAGACGATGGGTGAATCTTACTCCCAAAACAGCTAATGTTAAAAGCATAAGAGATATCAAGGTACTTACATTTAATGTAAAATACGGAGATTTCGGATGGGATAAAGTGAAAAAATATATTGCAGATCAGAATGCAGATATTATCCTGGTACAGGAAAGGGATACCAACAGGGCGATCAGGCAGGATCTTGTAAAATACCCTTCCGTTATTCTGAAAACAAAACATAAAATCGTCAGACAGGAAGAACTGATCACCGATAATTCGCGTGGAAATTCTTTTTACGCCGATATTGATATCAATGGTAAAATCATTAGGATTGTAAATGTTTATCTGGAACCTTTCAGACTGCATAAATCCATGCTTAAATTTAACGGAATAGAAAAGCAGGCCGGAAAAGTAAATGACCTCCTCTCTCACATGATTCCTACTTTCAAGGCTCATGAAGACCAGATCAGAAAAATAAGAAAGATTATTGATCTTTCCCCATATCCTGTTATTCTGGCCGGGGATTTTAATTCTGTTCCCAATTCTTATGAATATTATAATTTGGGAAAAGACCTCCAGGATGCTTTTTTGGTGGCTGGAAACGGAAGTTCCTCCAGTTTTCACGATTATAAGGTTCCCCTAAGGATCGATTATATTTTCAGTTCAAAATCCATTATTCCATTAAGCTATAAAGTAGATCAGTCTGTAAAATTATCGGATCATTATCCTGTAATCGCAGAATTTCTGCTAAATTAG
- a CDS encoding GH3 auxin-responsive promoter family protein, translating into MATKALFNTVVNWFIRQRIDQIQNFIDHPIETQKGILFSQLFHAEDTEYGRKNGFNSISSYQDFKSKVPIVTYEDFEPYIERARQGHKDVSWPGYIKHFAKSSGTTNAKSKFIPISAESLEYCHMKAGKDMVSIYANNHPENQLFTNKNLRLGGSSELYADFNTKFGDLSAILIDNLPFWVEITTTPSKKVSLMGEWESKLKAIVSEVKNEDVGSILGVPSWMMVLLQRVLKETDIKNISELWPNLEVFFHGGISFKPYREQYRQIIGKKINYYEIYNASEGFFGIQDRSDSDEMLLMLDYGIFYEFIPMDQFHSADPKVINLEDVETGINYAMVITTNGGLWRYLIGDTVVFTSVNPFRIRITGRTKHYINAFGEELMITNVESALSKACEETNAAVSDFTGAPVFMKENESGAHEWIFEFCEKPDSLEHFVDIFDQHLKAINSDYEAKRYNDITLKRPIVHIAKPNLFYHWLESKGKLGGQNKVPRLSNDREYIDPLLELNK; encoded by the coding sequence ATGGCAACGAAAGCACTTTTCAATACTGTGGTAAACTGGTTTATTCGTCAGAGAATAGATCAGATCCAGAATTTCATAGACCATCCTATTGAGACTCAGAAGGGTATTCTATTTTCCCAACTTTTTCATGCGGAAGATACCGAGTACGGCAGAAAGAATGGTTTTAATTCTATATCAAGCTACCAGGACTTTAAAAGTAAGGTCCCGATTGTTACCTATGAAGATTTCGAACCCTACATCGAAAGAGCAAGACAGGGACATAAGGATGTGAGCTGGCCTGGATATATCAAACATTTTGCGAAGTCCTCAGGAACGACCAACGCAAAAAGTAAATTTATTCCTATTTCAGCAGAAAGTCTTGAATATTGTCACATGAAGGCAGGAAAGGATATGGTTTCCATCTACGCCAATAATCATCCGGAAAACCAACTTTTCACCAATAAAAATCTGAGGCTGGGCGGAAGTTCTGAACTGTATGCGGACTTCAATACGAAATTTGGAGATCTCTCTGCCATTTTAATTGATAATCTTCCGTTTTGGGTAGAGATCACGACCACACCCAGTAAAAAGGTTTCTCTGATGGGAGAATGGGAAAGTAAGCTGAAAGCGATCGTCTCTGAGGTTAAAAATGAAGACGTGGGAAGTATTTTGGGCGTTCCCAGCTGGATGATGGTCCTTCTGCAGCGGGTTTTAAAAGAAACTGATATTAAAAACATTTCAGAGCTGTGGCCGAACCTTGAAGTATTTTTTCACGGAGGTATCAGTTTTAAGCCTTACCGGGAACAATACAGGCAGATTATCGGAAAAAAGATAAATTATTATGAGATTTATAACGCTTCTGAGGGCTTTTTTGGGATTCAGGACAGATCTGATAGTGATGAGATGCTTCTAATGCTCGATTACGGCATTTTCTACGAATTCATTCCTATGGATCAGTTTCACTCTGCAGATCCCAAAGTTATCAACCTGGAAGATGTGGAGACAGGAATAAACTATGCAATGGTCATCACGACCAATGGCGGCTTATGGCGTTATTTAATTGGAGACACGGTAGTTTTCACGTCTGTAAATCCATTCAGAATCAGAATCACAGGAAGGACGAAACATTATATCAATGCTTTCGGGGAAGAACTGATGATCACGAATGTAGAATCAGCACTATCCAAAGCATGTGAAGAAACCAATGCAGCTGTCTCGGACTTCACAGGGGCGCCTGTTTTCATGAAAGAAAATGAAAGCGGGGCTCATGAGTGGATTTTTGAATTCTGCGAAAAACCAGATAGCTTAGAACATTTTGTGGATATTTTTGATCAGCATCTGAAAGCCATTAATTCAGATTATGAAGCCAAACGATACAACGATATAACGTTAAAAAGACCCATCGTCCATATAGCAAAGCCCAACCTTTTTTATCATTGGCTGGAATCCAAAGGAAAATTGGGTGGTCAGAACAAAGTACCGAGACTGAGCAACGACAGAGAATACATCGATCCTTTGCTGGAGTTGAACAAATAG